The Cyclopterus lumpus isolate fCycLum1 chromosome 6, fCycLum1.pri, whole genome shotgun sequence genome contains a region encoding:
- the LOC117732660 gene encoding troponin I, fast skeletal muscle-like: protein MSEGPKKSKYSATRRLFLKSKLLKKAASLLLVEIEERKHEKERVVNECFPPLAMAGLSAQELKDLCKELNNKIDVVDEARYDTALKVDKNHKEIQTLTEKINGLKGTKRPNLKRVKKPTDNLLGASADTSKLMKADFKANLKTVKKEEDKKEDVVDWRKNIEEMSGMEGRKKKFNTGQ, encoded by the exons ATGTCTGAGGG ACCG aaaaagtcaaaatattcAGCAACACGCCGCCTGTTTTTGAAG TCCAAGCTGCTGAAGAAGGCAGCTTCTCTGCTGCTAGTTGAAATTgaagagaggaaacatgagaaGGAAAGAGTTGTGAATGAGTGCTTCCCTCCACTGGCGATGGCAGGTCTGTCAGCCCAGGAGCTCAAG GATCTTTGCAAAGAACTAAATAATAAGATAGATGTTGTGGACGAAGCTCGTTATGATACGGCGCTGAAGGTAGACAAAAATCATAAAGAG ATCCAGACACTGACTGAGAAGATCAATGGGCTGAAGGGGACAAAGAGGCCCAACTTGAAGAGGGTAAAGAAGCCCACAGACAACTTGCTGGGTGCAAGCGCCGACACCTCCAAACTCATGAAGGCTGATTTCAAGGCCAACCTTAAGACagtgaagaaggaggaagacaag AAGGAAGACGTGGTTGACTGGCGTAAGAACATTGAGGAAATGTCTGGCATGGAGGGCAGGAAGAAGAAGTTTAATACAGGACAATAA